From the genome of uncultured Methanobacterium sp.:
AAAGTTGTAATCCACCTAGAATTGAAACCAATTCTAATTTATTATATTTGTTAAAAGATTTATTTAGTTTTTCTAGTTGCCATAATGGTGAAGATTTTGCTAAAGCTCCACCACAGCACTTAATAAATTTTAATCCACTTCCACATGGACATAATTGGTTTATATCAGAATTGGTCTTTGGTTTTCTCATACTTTGCCTTGTTACCATTATTTGCCCTTTTAAATGAAAATTTAATATCAAATATCTATTTGGTTCAGTAATTAACCTTTAATCCACAAAAATGATTTTAATTAAATCATAGTTCTATTTTTTAATAACAAGTATTATATTTAAGTTATATATTAATTTTAATTATTATTTTAAGGGGATATTATTCTTGAATCCATTAGATGAAAAAAAGAAAAATTTAGGAGAAATAGTGAATTTTGATTATACTATTTCAGAAAGTCCTTTAAAAGGATTATCTAAAGATCAAATTGACAAATTATTTAGTAAAGTAGGTCAAAAATACAGAGAAGAATATCAAAAGGACCTGAATAGTCTTAAGAAACTTCTAGAAGATTTGAATGTTCTTGACGTTTTATGTTGGTTCTCGGTATATTATTTAACAGCACCTATAGACCAAATTCCAAATATTTCCACGGATAAATTGATAATTCAATATCAAGTTGAAATACTACAAGCATTGTTTCTTCAAAATAATAAAATAAAAAAAGATACTCCTTTTTCAATTTTTCATGCAAATGAAATAATTGAATTGATAAATAAAGTTCCGGTAGCATTTATAAACAAAAAAATGGCTGAAGTAGAGAATTATGGAAAAGATGAAAAAAAAGCACTAATGAATTTAGAAATTTTTCGTGCCAATACAATGACTATAAGGAATTGGGGGCATAGAGAACAAGTCATACGATTAACAAAAGAATTATTTGAACCTATTGATGATTCAATCAAAAGGAGTATAAAATTAGCGTAATAAGTTTAATTGAAATGTTAGAATCAATATTAGACACTGTTGACTTTAAATTAAATGAAAGAAACAATATAATATATGATATTTATAATTCTTCTGATATTTCTCAAATGATTGAACTTTTTACAGGTTATTATCCGTCTATTAATAAAAAAGATTTGTATACAATCAAAAGTAAGTTTAAATCAAAAGAAGAATTTGCTTTATATTTAATTTTGGATTTAAGTAACCAATTCCTTAAAGAAATTTACACTATTAAATTATCTGAATTTGTTAAAGCTTATCCTGAAGAAATTGATGTAGATACACTTAGTAATATAATAAGAAAGTGGTCTTATGATGTTGGAGATTTGTCTGATTTTCCCACAGAACATATATTCCTTGGAAATCCAATTTGGAAAAAACCATTAATAAAAGTTGATGAAACGACATATTGTTGGCCAATTATAGGTCTTTTCATTAGTTTTTGTGTAGAGTTGATTGAAACTATCTTTATTGATGATCAAAGGCTTAAAAAAATATATGAAAGAAGAAGGGCACAGTTTTTAGAAAAATCTACAAGAGGAATTATTTAAAAGAAATTTTGAATCTGCAAAAATTTATAGTAATCTCATGTGGGATGAAGGTGAAAATGATTTATTAGTTCTTATTGATTCTTATGCTATAATTGTTGAAGCTAAATCTGGTAAAATTAGTGATTCAGCTAGACGAGGATCTTTCAAAAGACTTCAAAGGGAAATTAAGAAATTAATTGTTGAACCTTCTAAACAAGCAATGAAATTCGCAGAATATATAGAAAACAACAAAAACAAGGTTGAATTTACAAATAAAAATGACGAAAAAATATGCGTAGACTTTTCAAAAATTAAAAATATTTTAACATTAGGCATAACATTCGATTTGTTTGCATATTTAGCATCTAAAATTCCTTTACTTGCTGAAATAGGACTTACTAAGGGTGATGTTATTCTCACTCCTAATATGTCATTGGCGGATTTAGAGATATTTTTTGATTTATTAGAAACAGATTCGGAGAAAATTCACTATTTAATAAAAAGATATCATCTTGAGAAAGAAATAAATTATGTTGCTGATGAATTGGATTTACTAGCATTTTATCTTCAAACAGGATTTAATTTTGGAGACACTGACTTTAATAGTACTTTTGTTCAATTATATGGGGTTTCTGAAGAAATTCTTGACTCTTATCTCGTAACTAAACATCTTGAAGAGCAAAATCCAAAGCCTTTACCGAGTAGAACTCAATGGTGGCAAGATATAATAGGTAAAATTGATGATTTAAAACCGTTAGGAAGTATGGAAGTATCTTTACCGCTTTTAAATGTTTCTTATGAAGATCAAAAAGCATTTGAAAAGAAAGTCAAAGAAGTAAAGAGTATTGTAGAGAAAGAATGGAAACAAAAAAATCACACTAATTATGTCAGTTTCTATAATAAACCTGCTGAAGAACTAATTATTGGATATTGTTATAATAATATAAGCATTGCAGAAAGAGATAAAATGATGAGCTTAATATCAAGAAATGAGATGGAGAAATTTGGGATTACTAAATCCACAATTATTGGAATAGATGTGTATAATAAAATTTATCCATATGGAAGCATAGGAATTTTTTTTATTTAGTTTAATTTATGTTTTTAAGTTTTAACATTATAGTAATATTATATTAATTAGATAATCAATATGGATCCGTATATAAACATTAATAGTATCCTTTTTAGAAGAATTGGAAAATGTTTAGGAAACTAAATTTATTGAGATATTAAATTAGTGATATAAATGGAAGCTGCTCTATCTCTTACGTTATTAGCTACTATATTTGCTATATATACTGTTTTACCGGAATATAAAAAATTAAGGGCCGGTTATGCAATTGGCATATATGAAAAATGGGTTATAGTATCATTAGCAGTTTTTATGATTTTTTTCTTAATTAAAGGTATTTATGTATCTCTTAATTATGGTCCTGCCGTTAACACCACTGCTTTATACACATGGGGGTATAACGAGCAATATCTATATGAATTTGCATATATAATGACATCATTCACCATTCTCTTGATTTTCATACATATTTTTTTCACCAATAACAATAAAATAAAAAATAAAGACTATTTTATAGGGAAAATCGACGAATTATATGGTGAAAAAAAATATCCTACTTTAATTTCATTAATTGAGGATAATTATGAAAATATTTTCGGTGAAAGAAATGATGATAAAAAACTTAAAAAAGAGATTATTGTGGATAAAAATTCTAAGGAAGACATATTAGATAAGTTAATGTTACCGATAGAAGAAGAATATGATTATATTTTTAAACCGAAAAAGGATAACCAAGAAAAATGAACAAAAAAGAAATTTTTAATCATATTTTTGGAGATTCAAATAATACTCAAAATTATGATCTTTTAAAAAATATTGAGACTAAATTATTAGAAAAAGATTTTATTAAACAAATAATTATATTCAATCCTAATCTAGGTTTAAAAATCTTTACTGATAAAAGACTGGATTCTAATTTTAGAATAAGATTTTCAGACATGTTTTTTTCGATTTTACTACTTGAACGAAACAGTATTTTGTATAGAGAAATTTCTTCTGTTAAAAAAGATAGATTTGATGAAAAGTATGTAATACCCAAAAATAGCCAAATTTTACATACAATTTTATCTCCAACGAAATATAACAATAAAAAAACATTAATAGCGGACAAATATGCAATTTATGTATCAATTGGAAAAACAGTAGTTAAAATTTTGCAAAAACAAAATAGAAAAGACATTGATGTTTATAATAAATATAATGAAAGATACTTTTCTATGGGTAGATTTTACACGGAACCATTTGATGATCCTGTATTTATAGGCATTAAATTCTTTGATATACTCATAACTACAGCTTTATTTCAGAAAATAAAATGGCATATGGGCATAGAAAACTATTATCACTTTGTTCAAGAAATATGCAGAAATTATAGTGACAAATACTTTGATCCAACGCCTAGTCCCTATTTAAATATTTACTCATATTTCCTTCATGAAATAATTGACAATTTAAAAAGATGGGTTGAGTTTATCATTGATTTTACAGATGAAGTTAAACAACCTTTAATAAATGAAAACTGTGAACAAGAAACTCATAATATAATTAAAATGAGTGTAATCTATCTAGTTTTCTGTAATGCAGAAATAAATGACAAAAAAAATATGGTTCCAGAAAAGGATAAAAAAACATTAACAACTAAAGTTTTGGATCTGTATTTTAAGTTAATTTTAAGTGATAAAAAAGAACCTGAAAAATATGGTAATGTTTTAAAAGATTGTTTTGTAAATGGTCCAACATCAACATCATATAAACAATCATTAATCCGGTTTTTACAGAGGTATCATGATCAATGTAAATTATATGACGATGCAGAAATAAATGCTCTTAAAATTTTAATGTTTGAATTAAATAGAAGTATAGAAAATAATAATGAAAAATATTATTAAATGTGTAAAAAAAATAATTAAAGGTTATTAAAATGTGTCCACTAGTAAAAATCGAAATTCGTAAAGGATTTTCCTCAGAATATAAAAAAGCAATTTTAGATGGTGTGCACCAGTCACTGATGGATGCACTGGGCATTCCAGATAGTGACCGGTTTCAACGGATTTACGAACTGGATTCAGAAGATTTTGAGTGTCCACCAGAACGTACTCCTGCGGTTACCATGATCCAGATTACAATGTTTCCAGGACGTTCATTCGATGCTAAAAAGAAACTTTACCAGAAAATTGTCCATAATTTAGGTGAAAATCCCGGTATTGGTGGTAATGACATTATAATCATATTACTGGAGCCCCCTATGGAAAACTGGGGTATTCGTAGTGGGCAACCCGCCAGTGAAGTGGATTTTGGATTTAAAATAGATGTTTAATCTTTATTTTTAATTTTTTTGTATTTTTTTATCAAATATTTTTCTTAAAAATATCTAATGAACTTGATTATCCATATTTTTTAAGGTTTAAAATAATTTAAACTACGTTTAATCTGATTCTGTTATATTAACATAACAAAATTATATCATTCCTATCAGAAGATTCAATCAATTATGAGAGAATATTACAAATATAAAATTCATTTTTACAATGAAAGATTCATATTAGGAACTGTTTCAATTTAAGAGAATAAAAAAATAAAAAAAAATAACTTCCCCTCTAATAAAAAAGGGGAAGTTTTAGTTTCTATTTAAATAGCTAGAGGCGGTTAGCTATTTAAAATGAATTTGACTATTTTTTGGTTATGGTTTGGTGAATACCTATGTGATACCATTTAGGTGAATATCCACTAGGTGAATACCCATTTGAATGAGTAACCCATTCAGGTGGGTAGCACATCTTTTCCATAAGTTTCATTTAAAACCTGTGCCAGTCCAACGTACACTGCACTGAAACCGGTAAATATACCTTCATAACCTGCAATCAGGGTTATGGTAGCATTACCAGTTATATCTCCAAGTGCCAGCAGGAAGAAGAGTACTGCCAGAGATAGGAAGACCACTTGCAATCCACGGCTGAGCTTCAGGGTCCCAATGAACATCACCAGGGTGAATAGTCCCCACATGAAAAGATATGATGCCAGAGCCAGTTTATCCGGTGCTGCAGCCAGGCCCATCTTGGGAAGAATCAATAGAAGTACGAAACTCCACCAGAAGAGGCCGTAAGAACCGAATGCTACCATTCCAAAGGTGTTACCTTTCTTGTACTCCATGGCGCAGGCCATTATCTGTGCAATCCCACCGTAAGCTATTCCCATGGCCAGTATCATACTGTTAATGGGGAAAAACCCTGCGTTATGTATGTTCAAGAGGACGGTGGTTAAACCGAATCCCAGTAGTCCAAGAGGTGCCGGATTGGCAGTTAAATCCTCTATCCAGACAGATTTTTTGTTTTCTTCCATACTATCACACCCTTAAGGGGTTAATTTATTTGATTCATCATCTCCTTTTATTATTTAATGTTAGGTAGATTTTCCTGAGTAGATTTTTTAATTCCAAATCTAATCCTAAATTATTCCTCCAAAGTGGACGTATCTCCCAGATCCTCACCCATTTCCTGGGCCCGTAGAATCCGGCGCATGATTTTACCACTTCTGGTTTTGGGAAGACTATCCACCTGCACGATCTCACCCAGGACTGCAACCGGTCCCAGTTCATAACGAACATGCTTTTTAAGTTCTTCAATGAGCTGGGTCTTGAGATGGTATCCTTCACGGAGGATAATGAAAGCCTTGATAACTTCCCCTTTAATTGGATCGGATTTTCCAATTACCGCAGCTTCTGCAACTGCAGGATGACCTACAAATGCGGATTCAACTTCTGCTGAACCAATACGGTGCCCTGCAATTTTCAGGACATCATCACTGCGCCCCTGTATCCAGAAATATCCATCTTCGTCTTTGCGAACCATATCCCCTGCCTTGTAAATACATCCAGGGATATCCTTCCAGTAAACATCCAGGAATCGTTCCTCATCATTGTATAATGTACGGAACATGGCGGGCCATGGTTTTTTGATAACCAGGTATCCTCCTTTACCCATGGGTACAGGGTTACCTTCTTCATCAACCACATCAGCATCTATTCCAGGGAAAGGGCGTGTTGCAGATCCTGGTTTTAAATTAGAAACTGGTAATGGAGATATGAGGTGCATTCCGGTTTCTGTCTGCCACCAGGTGTCCATTATAGGACAGTTCTCTTTACCCACATTTTTATAGTACCACATCCATGCTTCGGGGTTGATGGGCTCTCCCACTGTTCCCAGGATGCGAAGTGAATCCAGGTTATACAGGTTTGTGTAGCGGGTACCGAACCTCATGAGATGTCGGATAGCTGTTGGTGCTGTGTAGAATTTGGTTACTCCGTATTTTTCCACGATCTTCCACCATACCCCAGGGTCAGGGTAGTCCGGTGCTCCCTCGTATACCACAGTGGTAGCTCCCAGGAGTAATGGTCCGTAGATAACATAGCTGTGTCCGGTGATCCATCCAATATCTCCTGTACACCACCAGAGGTCGTTTTCGTGTATGTCAAATATGTTACGAAGGGTGGTGGCAACACCCACCATGTAACCGGCAGTGGTGTGCAGCACTCCTTTGGGTTTTCCAGTGCTCCCGGAAGTGTAGAGTATGAATAAGGGATCTTCTGAATCCATCCATTCTGGCTCGCAGTAGGCAGGTTCACCATCTACCAATCTTTCGTAGAAGATCTCCCTTCCGGATAGTTCTGATATTTCTATGGGGGTTCCGGTGTGGTTAACCACCACTATGGTTTCAATGGTGGGGCATTGCAGGATGGCTTCATCAGCAATGGATTTTAGATTGATGATCTTACCCCGGCGGTAGGTTCCATCTGCGGTAAAGAGGACTTTGACATTGGCATCATTCATACGCTCCACAAATGCACCAACACTCAAGCCTGAGTAGACCACACTGTGCACTGCTCCGATCTTGTTACAGGCCAGCATGGCAATCAGAAGCTCGGGACACATGGGGAGGTACATGGAAACTGTGTCACCTTTTTTCACCCCTAAATTTTTAAGGGCATTGGCCAGTTTATTAACCTGAATGTAGAGCTCGTAGAAGGTGATTTTTTTCTCCTCTCCACGCTCGTTAATGTATAAAATTGCGACCTGATTACGTTTTTCAGTTTCAATCCACCGGTCCACAGCATTGTAGGCCAGGTTGATCTTACCCCCGGTGAACCACTGGTAGAATGGTTTGTTATCCTCGTCCAGGACTTTGTCCCATTTT
Proteins encoded in this window:
- a CDS encoding tautomerase family protein; amino-acid sequence: MCPLVKIEIRKGFSSEYKKAILDGVHQSLMDALGIPDSDRFQRIYELDSEDFECPPERTPAVTMIQITMFPGRSFDAKKKLYQKIVHNLGENPGIGGNDIIIILLEPPMENWGIRSGQPASEVDFGFKIDV
- a CDS encoding acetate uptake transporter, with translation MEENKKSVWIEDLTANPAPLGLLGFGLTTVLLNIHNAGFFPINSMILAMGIAYGGIAQIMACAMEYKKGNTFGMVAFGSYGLFWWSFVLLLILPKMGLAAAPDKLALASYLFMWGLFTLVMFIGTLKLSRGLQVVFLSLAVLFFLLALGDITGNATITLIAGYEGIFTGFSAVYVGLAQVLNETYGKDVLPT
- the acs gene encoding acetate--CoA ligase; protein product: MVRDTSVLLDERRVFEPKEEIQKRAHVKNWEEELEKGRDLEKYWAEKAEQFEWFQKWDKVLDEDNKPFYQWFTGGKINLAYNAVDRWIETEKRNQVAILYINERGEEKKITFYELYIQVNKLANALKNLGVKKGDTVSMYLPMCPELLIAMLACNKIGAVHSVVYSGLSVGAFVERMNDANVKVLFTADGTYRRGKIINLKSIADEAILQCPTIETIVVVNHTGTPIEISELSGREIFYERLVDGEPAYCEPEWMDSEDPLFILYTSGSTGKPKGVLHTTAGYMVGVATTLRNIFDIHENDLWWCTGDIGWITGHSYVIYGPLLLGATTVVYEGAPDYPDPGVWWKIVEKYGVTKFYTAPTAIRHLMRFGTRYTNLYNLDSLRILGTVGEPINPEAWMWYYKNVGKENCPIMDTWWQTETGMHLISPLPVSNLKPGSATRPFPGIDADVVDEEGNPVPMGKGGYLVIKKPWPAMFRTLYNDEERFLDVYWKDIPGCIYKAGDMVRKDEDGYFWIQGRSDDVLKIAGHRIGSAEVESAFVGHPAVAEAAVIGKSDPIKGEVIKAFIILREGYHLKTQLIEELKKHVRYELGPVAVLGEIVQVDSLPKTRSGKIMRRILRAQEMGEDLGDTSTLEE